In a single window of the Pseudomonas entomophila genome:
- a CDS encoding multidrug efflux RND transporter permease subunit, whose amino-acid sequence MAFTDPFIRRPVLACVVSLLILLLGAQAWSKLQIRQYPQMENALITVTTAYPGANAETIQGYITQPLQQSLASADGIDYMTSVSRQNFSVISVYARVGADTDRLFTQLLAKANEVRNKLPQDSEDPVLSKEAADASALMYISFYSNEMSNPQITDYLSRVIQPKLATLPGMAEAQILGNQLFAMRIWIDPVKLAGFGLSAVDVTNAVRHYNFLAAAGEVKGQYVVTSVNATTELKSAEAFAALPVKTTGDSRVLLGDVARIEMGAENYDTVSSFDGTPSVYIGIKATPAANPLQVIKEVRRIMPQLEEQLPAGLKVSIAYDATLFIQASINEVIKTLGEAVLIVIVVVFLFLGALRSVLIPVVTIPLSMIGVLFFMQMMGYSLNLLTLLAMVLAIGLVVDDAIVVVENIHRHIEEGKTPREAALEGAREIALPVVSMTITLAAVYAPIGFLTGLTGALFKEFALTLAGAVIISGVVALTLSPMMCALLLRHEQSPSGLAHRLDVLFEQLKGRYQRLLHGTLNSRPVVLVFAVIILCLIPVLLKFTQNELAPNEDQGVIFMMSNSPQTANLDYLNAYTDEFTPLFKTFPEYYSSFQINGFNGVQSGIGGFLLKPWSERHRTQMELLPLVQAKLEEVGGLQIFGFNLPSLPGTGEGLPFQFVINTAGDYTALLEVAQRVKERAQASGKFAFLDIDLAFDKPEVMIDIDRAKAAQMGVSMDTLGGTLATLLGEAEINRFTLEGRSYKVIAQVERAYRATPGWLNNYYVKNEQGQLLPLSTLITLSDRARPRQLNQFQQLNSAIIQGVPLVSMGEALETVRAIAREEAPEGFAVDYAGTARQFVQEGSALWVTFGLALAMIFLVLAAQFESFRDPLVILVTVPLSICGALVPLFLGVSSMNIYTQVGLVTLIGLITKHGILIVEFANQLREEKGLGVREAIEEAAAIRLRPVLMTTAAMVFGMVPLILATGAGAVSRFDIGTVIATGMSVGTLFTLFVLPCIYTLLAHRAGREV is encoded by the coding sequence ATGGCGTTCACTGACCCGTTCATCCGCCGCCCGGTGCTGGCCTGCGTGGTCAGCCTGCTGATCCTGCTGCTGGGCGCGCAGGCCTGGAGCAAGCTGCAGATCCGCCAGTACCCGCAGATGGAGAACGCCCTGATCACAGTGACCACCGCCTACCCCGGGGCGAATGCCGAAACCATCCAGGGCTACATCACCCAACCGCTGCAGCAGAGCCTGGCCAGCGCCGATGGTATCGACTACATGACCTCGGTGAGCCGGCAGAACTTCTCGGTGATCTCGGTCTACGCACGCGTCGGCGCCGACACCGACCGCCTGTTCACCCAATTGCTGGCCAAGGCTAACGAGGTGCGCAACAAGCTGCCCCAGGACTCGGAGGATCCCGTGCTGAGCAAGGAGGCGGCCGACGCCTCGGCGCTGATGTACATCAGCTTCTACAGCAACGAAATGAGCAACCCGCAGATCACTGACTACCTGTCACGGGTGATCCAGCCCAAGCTGGCGACGCTACCGGGCATGGCCGAGGCGCAGATCCTCGGTAACCAGCTGTTCGCCATGCGCATCTGGATCGACCCGGTGAAACTGGCTGGTTTCGGCCTGTCGGCGGTGGACGTGACCAACGCCGTGCGCCACTACAACTTCCTCGCCGCTGCCGGCGAAGTGAAAGGCCAGTACGTGGTCACCAGCGTCAACGCCACCACCGAGCTCAAGTCGGCCGAGGCTTTCGCCGCCCTGCCGGTCAAGACCACAGGCGACAGCCGGGTACTGCTGGGGGACGTGGCGCGCATCGAGATGGGCGCGGAAAACTACGACACGGTCAGCTCGTTCGACGGCACACCGTCGGTGTACATCGGTATCAAGGCCACCCCCGCCGCCAACCCGCTGCAGGTGATCAAGGAAGTGCGGCGGATCATGCCGCAACTCGAAGAACAGTTGCCGGCGGGCCTCAAGGTGTCCATCGCCTACGACGCCACCCTGTTCATCCAGGCCTCCATCAACGAAGTGATCAAGACCCTCGGCGAGGCGGTGCTGATCGTCATCGTCGTGGTGTTCCTGTTCCTCGGTGCGCTGCGCTCGGTGCTGATCCCGGTGGTGACCATCCCGCTGTCGATGATCGGCGTGCTGTTCTTCATGCAGATGATGGGTTATTCGCTGAACCTGCTGACCCTGTTGGCCATGGTGTTGGCCATCGGCCTGGTGGTGGACGACGCCATCGTCGTGGTGGAGAACATCCACCGCCATATCGAAGAGGGCAAGACACCCCGCGAAGCGGCGCTGGAAGGCGCCCGTGAGATCGCCCTGCCGGTGGTGTCGATGACCATCACCCTGGCTGCGGTCTACGCCCCCATCGGCTTTCTCACCGGGCTGACCGGCGCGTTGTTCAAGGAGTTCGCGCTGACGTTGGCCGGCGCGGTGATCATCTCGGGCGTCGTGGCCCTGACGCTGTCGCCGATGATGTGCGCCCTGCTGCTGCGCCACGAGCAGAGCCCCAGCGGCCTGGCCCACCGTCTGGACGTGCTCTTCGAACAGCTGAAGGGGCGCTACCAGCGCCTGTTGCACGGCACTTTGAACAGCCGGCCAGTAGTACTGGTGTTCGCAGTGATCATCCTGTGCCTGATCCCGGTGCTGCTCAAGTTCACCCAGAACGAACTGGCGCCCAATGAAGACCAGGGCGTGATCTTCATGATGAGCAACTCGCCGCAAACCGCGAACCTGGACTACCTGAACGCTTACACCGACGAATTCACACCGCTGTTCAAGACCTTCCCCGAGTACTATTCGTCGTTCCAGATCAACGGTTTCAATGGCGTGCAGAGCGGCATCGGTGGCTTTCTGCTCAAGCCGTGGAGCGAGCGGCATCGTACCCAGATGGAACTGCTGCCGTTGGTCCAGGCCAAGCTCGAGGAGGTCGGCGGCCTGCAGATCTTCGGTTTCAACCTACCGTCCTTGCCCGGTACCGGGGAAGGCTTGCCTTTCCAGTTCGTTATCAACACGGCCGGAGACTACACGGCGTTGCTGGAGGTGGCCCAGCGGGTCAAGGAGCGTGCGCAAGCGTCCGGCAAGTTCGCCTTCCTCGACATCGACCTGGCGTTCGACAAACCTGAGGTGATGATCGATATCGACCGCGCCAAGGCCGCGCAGATGGGCGTGTCGATGGACACCCTCGGCGGAACTCTGGCCACCTTGCTGGGCGAGGCGGAGATCAACCGCTTCACCCTGGAAGGCCGCAGCTACAAAGTGATCGCCCAGGTTGAACGTGCCTATCGCGCCACGCCGGGTTGGCTGAACAACTACTACGTGAAGAACGAACAGGGTCAGCTATTGCCCCTGTCGACACTTATCACCCTCAGCGATCGTGCTCGGCCTCGCCAGCTCAACCAGTTCCAGCAGTTGAACTCGGCGATCATCCAGGGGGTGCCGCTGGTCAGCATGGGCGAGGCGCTGGAAACCGTGCGCGCGATCGCCCGCGAAGAGGCGCCGGAGGGGTTCGCGGTGGACTATGCGGGCACGGCGCGGCAGTTCGTCCAGGAAGGCAGTGCATTGTGGGTGACGTTCGGTTTGGCGTTGGCAATGATCTTCCTGGTGCTGGCGGCGCAGTTTGAAAGCTTCCGGGATCCGCTAGTGATCCTGGTGACCGTGCCGCTGTCCATCTGCGGGGCGCTGGTACCGCTGTTCCTTGGGGTTTCCAGCATGAATATCTACACGCAGGTGGGGTTGGTGACGTTGATCGGGTTGATTACCAAGCATGGGATCTTGATCGTCGAGTTTGCCAACCAACTGCGTGAAGAAAAGGGGCTTGGCGTTCGTGAGGCGATCGAAGAAGCGGCGGCGATACGTTTGCGGCCGGTGCTGATGACCACGGCGGCCATGGTGTTCGGCATGGTGCCGTTGATTCTGGCCACTGGGGCGGGGGCGGTGAGCCGGTTCGATATCGGGACCGTGATTGCCACGGGGATGTCGGTTGGGACGTTGTTCACGTTGTTTGTGTTGCCTTGTATTTATACGTTATTGGCGCATCGAGCTGGGCGGGAGGTTTGA
- a CDS encoding efflux RND transporter periplasmic adaptor subunit, with translation MLRRRMLIMLAVVLLIVLILGGFKAFSIYKQVQMFSAPKPPISVAAAQAELRQWQERLPAVGSLKAYQGVELSLEVAGTVKSLHFESGQQVKAGQLLLQLDSEQETALLGTAQADLSLAKVDFGRGSQLVGDSAISRGEFDRLTTQYRRNQAVVDQLKASLAKKSISAPFSGTIGIRQVDVGAYLASGTVIATLQDLSSLYVDFNVPEQALPHLSLGQQALVQVAAYPGQTFPASLSAINPKVEESTRNLLVRATLANPDGKLLPGMFASLQLLLPDPQPQVVVPENAITYTLYGNSVYLVSRKQGEDGKPQDDSEGQPQLIAEQRTVQTGERRDGWVVVSKGLQAGDQVVTAGQLKLSPGAAIRISSEQALKPGTH, from the coding sequence ATGCTGCGCCGCCGCATGCTGATCATGTTGGCCGTCGTCCTGCTGATCGTGCTGATCCTGGGGGGCTTCAAGGCCTTTTCCATCTACAAGCAGGTTCAAATGTTCTCGGCCCCCAAGCCACCCATCAGCGTCGCCGCGGCCCAGGCCGAGCTGCGCCAATGGCAGGAGCGCCTGCCGGCCGTCGGCAGCTTGAAGGCCTACCAGGGTGTGGAACTGAGCCTCGAAGTGGCCGGTACGGTAAAGTCCCTGCACTTTGAGTCCGGCCAGCAGGTGAAGGCCGGGCAACTGCTACTGCAACTGGACAGCGAACAGGAGACCGCCCTGCTGGGCACCGCCCAGGCCGACCTGAGCCTGGCCAAGGTCGATTTCGGCCGTGGCAGCCAGCTGGTTGGCGACTCGGCGATTTCCCGGGGCGAGTTCGACCGCCTGACCACCCAGTACCGGCGCAACCAGGCGGTGGTCGACCAACTCAAGGCGTCGCTGGCGAAGAAGAGCATCAGCGCCCCGTTCAGCGGCACCATCGGCATCCGTCAGGTGGACGTCGGCGCCTACCTGGCCAGCGGCACGGTGATCGCCACCCTTCAGGACCTGTCGAGCCTGTACGTCGACTTCAACGTGCCCGAGCAAGCCCTGCCCCACCTGAGCCTCGGCCAGCAAGCGCTCGTGCAGGTTGCCGCCTACCCCGGCCAGACCTTCCCGGCCAGCCTCAGCGCGATCAACCCGAAAGTAGAGGAAAGCACACGCAACCTGTTGGTTCGCGCCACTCTCGCCAACCCCGACGGCAAGCTGCTGCCCGGCATGTTCGCCAGCCTCCAGTTGCTGCTACCCGATCCACAACCGCAAGTGGTGGTACCGGAAAACGCCATCACCTACACCCTGTACGGCAATTCGGTGTACCTGGTCAGCCGCAAGCAAGGCGAGGATGGCAAGCCGCAGGACGACAGCGAGGGCCAGCCCCAGCTGATCGCTGAACAGCGCACCGTGCAGACCGGGGAACGCCGCGACGGCTGGGTGGTGGTCAGCAAAGGGCTGCAGGCCGGCGACCAGGTGGTCACCGCCGGCCAGCTCAAGCTGTCACCCGGCGCGGCAATCCGTATCAGCAGCGAGCAGGCGCTCAAGCCGGGCACCCACTGA
- a CDS encoding DUF1513 domain-containing protein, translating to MLRRQALKLGSVVLSALTLGGWSLFRNKGSEPLLLSARDDGDGRHYAVGFRLDGTEVFSTQVAQRCHAIINHPEQPIALFVARRPGTESYLVDLRDGRLLQTITSQPNRHFYGHAVIHKSGEWLYTTENDTTDPGRGVLGVYRFEGERLVHSGELPTHGIGPHELAWLPDGETLVVANGGIRTEAESRVEMNLDAMEPSLVLMQRDGTLLSKETLAQQMNSVRHLAVGTDGTIAACQQFMGASDETAELLAIKRPGEPFKAFPVPERQLQSMAQYTASVAIHSDLRLVALTAPRANRLFIWDLDSGAVKLDAPMPDCAGVGAVKDGFVVTSGQGRCRFYDCRKQELTGQPMNLPSGFWDNHLHLA from the coding sequence ATGCTGCGACGCCAGGCCCTGAAACTCGGTAGCGTAGTGCTCAGCGCCCTCACTCTGGGCGGCTGGAGCCTGTTTCGCAACAAAGGCAGCGAACCCCTGCTGCTCTCGGCGCGCGACGATGGCGACGGCAGGCACTATGCCGTCGGCTTTCGCCTGGACGGCACCGAAGTGTTCAGCACCCAGGTGGCCCAGCGTTGCCACGCGATCATCAATCACCCCGAACAGCCCATCGCCCTGTTCGTCGCCCGCCGACCTGGTACCGAAAGCTACCTGGTCGACTTGCGCGACGGCCGCCTGCTGCAGACCATCACCTCGCAACCGAACCGCCACTTCTACGGCCACGCGGTAATCCACAAAAGTGGCGAATGGTTGTACACCACCGAGAACGACACCACTGACCCAGGTCGTGGCGTGCTCGGTGTCTACCGCTTCGAAGGCGAGCGCCTGGTGCACAGCGGCGAGCTCCCGACCCATGGCATCGGCCCCCACGAACTGGCCTGGCTGCCCGACGGCGAAACCCTGGTGGTGGCCAACGGCGGCATCCGCACCGAGGCCGAAAGCCGGGTGGAGATGAACCTCGACGCCATGGAACCGAGCCTGGTGTTGATGCAGCGCGACGGCACCCTGCTGAGCAAGGAAACGCTGGCCCAGCAGATGAACAGCGTGCGCCACCTGGCGGTGGGCACGGACGGCACCATCGCCGCCTGCCAGCAGTTCATGGGCGCCTCCGACGAAACCGCCGAGCTGCTGGCGATCAAGCGCCCGGGCGAGCCGTTCAAGGCCTTCCCTGTGCCCGAGCGGCAGTTGCAGTCGATGGCCCAGTACACCGCCAGCGTCGCCATCCACAGTGACCTGCGCCTGGTGGCGCTGACCGCGCCGCGGGCCAACCGGCTGTTCATCTGGGACCTCGACAGCGGCGCGGTGAAGCTCGATGCACCGATGCCCGATTGCGCGGGGGTCGGGGCAGTGAAGGACGGCTTCGTCGTTACCTCCGGGCAGGGGCGTTGCCGCTTCTACGATTGCCGCAAGCAGGAACTGACCGGGCAACCGATGAACCTGCCGTCCGGGTTCTGGGATAACCACCTGCACCTGGCCTGA
- a CDS encoding imelysin family protein → MFRPKLLFTSLAALALGACSPQDPQAVTSAAIAKQVILPTYSRWVEADRALAASALAYCEGKSSLEAARADFLNAQKAWAELQPLLVGPLAEGNRAWQVQFWPDKKNLVGRQVEQLVNGDKPVDTESLGKASVVVRGLSAYEYILFDSKPDVASAEQKARYCPLLVAIGEHQKVLAEEILKSWNSTDGMLSQMTKFPNQRYADSHEAIADLLRAQVTALDTLKKKLGAPMGRQSKGIPQPLQAEAWRSHSSLKSLEASLKAAQTVWVGVDNQGLRGLLGKDQAPLVQKIDGAYATALKSLADNPKTLGELLADDAGQQTLNQIYDNLNAVHRLHEGDLAKALNIQLGFNANDGD, encoded by the coding sequence ATGTTCCGTCCCAAACTGTTGTTCACCAGCCTCGCCGCACTCGCCCTGGGTGCCTGCTCGCCCCAGGACCCGCAGGCCGTGACCTCGGCCGCCATCGCCAAGCAGGTGATCCTGCCGACCTACAGCCGCTGGGTCGAGGCCGACCGCGCCCTGGCCGCCAGCGCCCTGGCTTATTGCGAGGGCAAAAGCTCGCTGGAGGCCGCCCGCGCCGACTTCCTCAACGCGCAGAAGGCCTGGGCCGAGCTGCAACCGCTGCTGGTCGGCCCGCTGGCCGAAGGCAACCGCGCCTGGCAGGTGCAGTTCTGGCCGGACAAGAAGAACCTGGTCGGTCGCCAGGTCGAGCAACTGGTCAACGGTGACAAGCCGGTCGATACAGAATCGCTGGGCAAGGCCAGCGTCGTGGTGCGCGGCCTGTCGGCCTACGAGTACATCCTCTTCGACAGCAAGCCTGATGTCGCCAGCGCAGAGCAGAAGGCACGCTACTGCCCGCTGCTGGTCGCCATCGGCGAACACCAGAAGGTCCTGGCCGAGGAGATCCTCAAGAGCTGGAACAGCACCGACGGCATGCTGTCGCAGATGACCAAGTTCCCCAACCAGCGCTACGCCGACTCCCACGAGGCGATCGCCGATCTGCTGCGCGCCCAGGTCACCGCCCTGGACACCCTGAAGAAGAAACTTGGCGCACCGATGGGCCGCCAGAGCAAGGGCATCCCACAGCCGCTGCAGGCCGAAGCCTGGCGCAGCCACTCCTCGCTCAAGAGCCTGGAAGCCTCGCTCAAGGCCGCCCAGACCGTCTGGGTCGGGGTCGACAACCAGGGCCTGCGCGGCCTGCTGGGCAAAGACCAGGCGCCGCTGGTGCAGAAGATCGACGGCGCCTACGCAACAGCGCTCAAGTCGCTTGCCGACAACCCGAAGACCTTGGGCGAGCTGCTGGCCGACGACGCCGGCCAACAGACCCTCAACCAGATCTACGACAATCTCAACGCCGTCCACCGCCTGCACGAAGGCGACCTGGCCAAGGCGCTGAACATTCAACTGGGCTTCAACGCCAACGACGGTGACTGA
- a CDS encoding di-heme oxidoredictase family protein, which produces MSMSLLRLSPLLLALTLAACDDAPRFTQAEPGEALSGGKATVKRNDRNAFSLPSANLSPERRLDFAVGNSFFRSPWVIAPSTTTARDGLGPLFNTNACQNCHVRDGRGHPPEPGDSNAVSMLVRLSIPDQPYLAREIERLGVVPEPVYGTQLQDMAIPGVAPEGKVRVSYENHTVAFEDGHQVELRRPTLQITQLGYGPMHPDTRFSARVAPPMIGLGLLEAIPEADILANEDPDDRNRDGIRGRANRVWDDALGKTVVGRFGWKAGQPNVNQQNVHAFAGDMGLTSTLKPSDDCTPAQIDCLAAPNGDGADGEKEVSDNILRLVTFYTRNLGVPARRAVDAPQVLAGKNLFFQAGCQGCHTPQFTTAADAHEPELANQVIRPYSDLLLHDMGPGLADERTEFAANGQDWRTPPLWGIGLTETVSGHTQFLHDGRARNLLEAVLWHGGEAQAARDQVLTFNAEQRAALLAFLNSL; this is translated from the coding sequence TTGTCGATGTCCTTGCTCCGCCTAAGCCCCCTGCTACTGGCCCTCACCCTCGCCGCCTGTGACGACGCCCCGCGTTTCACCCAGGCCGAGCCCGGTGAAGCCCTCTCCGGCGGCAAGGCGACGGTAAAGCGCAACGACCGCAACGCCTTCTCACTGCCCTCGGCCAACCTGTCGCCCGAGCGGCGCCTGGACTTCGCCGTGGGCAACAGCTTCTTCCGCAGCCCGTGGGTGATCGCCCCCTCCACCACCACCGCCCGCGACGGCCTCGGCCCGTTGTTCAACACCAACGCCTGCCAGAACTGCCACGTGCGCGACGGCCGCGGCCATCCGCCCGAGCCTGGTGACAGCAATGCGGTGTCGATGCTGGTGCGCCTGTCGATCCCCGACCAACCGTACCTCGCCCGCGAGATCGAGCGCCTGGGCGTGGTCCCCGAGCCAGTCTATGGTACCCAGCTACAGGACATGGCCATCCCCGGCGTCGCGCCGGAGGGCAAGGTGCGCGTGAGCTATGAAAACCACACCGTGGCTTTCGAGGACGGTCATCAAGTCGAACTGCGCCGCCCCACGCTGCAGATCACCCAGCTCGGCTATGGCCCGATGCACCCCGATACCCGGTTCTCGGCCCGGGTGGCGCCACCGATGATAGGCCTGGGCCTGCTCGAAGCCATTCCCGAGGCCGACATCCTGGCCAACGAAGACCCCGACGACCGTAACCGCGACGGCATCCGTGGCCGCGCCAACCGCGTCTGGGACGACGCCCTGGGCAAGACGGTGGTCGGTCGTTTCGGTTGGAAGGCCGGGCAGCCCAACGTCAATCAGCAGAACGTGCACGCGTTCGCCGGCGACATGGGCCTGACCAGCACGCTCAAACCGAGCGACGATTGCACCCCGGCGCAGATCGACTGCCTGGCCGCGCCCAACGGCGATGGTGCCGATGGCGAAAAGGAAGTCAGCGACAACATCCTGCGCCTGGTCACCTTCTACACCCGCAACCTGGGTGTGCCGGCCAGGCGCGCTGTCGACGCGCCCCAGGTGCTGGCCGGCAAGAACCTGTTCTTCCAGGCGGGTTGCCAGGGCTGCCACACCCCGCAATTCACCACCGCCGCAGATGCCCATGAGCCGGAACTGGCCAACCAGGTAATCCGCCCCTACAGCGACCTGCTGCTGCACGACATGGGCCCAGGCCTGGCCGACGAGCGCACCGAATTCGCCGCCAACGGCCAGGACTGGCGCACCCCACCGCTGTGGGGTATCGGCCTGACCGAGACGGTCAGCGGCCACACCCAGTTCCTGCATGACGGCCGTGCCCGCAACCTGCTCGAAGCCGTGCTCTGGCATGGCGGCGAAGCCCAGGCGGCACGCGACCAGGTATTGACCTTCAACGCCGAGCAGCGCGCCGCGCTGCTGGCCTTCCTGAACTCACTTTAA
- a CDS encoding imelysin family protein, which produces MIRMPLASASLLAIAIALAGCGEGKDDKAAAPQAQAPAAASTTAAAPGAVDEAAGKAVVKHYAEMVHAVYSDALSTAKQLQTAVDAFLATPNDQTLKAAKEAWAASRVPYLQSEAFRFGNTIIDDWEGQVNAWPLDEGLIDYVDKSYEHALGNPAASANIIANTQIQVGEDKVDVKDITPEKLASLNELGGSEANVATGYHAIEFLLWGQDLNGTGPGAGNRPASDYLEGKGATGGHNDRRRAYLKAVTQLLVKDLEEMVGNWAPNVADNYRATLENGPVNDGLRKMLFGMGSLSLGELAGERMKVSLEANSPEDEQDCFSDNTHYSHFYDAKGIRNVYLGEYTRVDGSKLTGPSLSSLVAKVDPATDATLKADLEATEAKIQVMVDHALKGEHYDQLIAADNTAGNQIVRDAIASLVKQTGAIEQAAGKLGIDNLNPDTADHEF; this is translated from the coding sequence ATGATTCGAATGCCTCTGGCCTCCGCCAGTCTGCTGGCCATCGCCATCGCCCTCGCCGGTTGCGGCGAAGGCAAGGACGACAAGGCCGCCGCTCCGCAAGCCCAGGCACCTGCCGCCGCCAGCACCACCGCCGCGGCCCCAGGGGCTGTCGATGAAGCCGCTGGCAAGGCCGTGGTCAAGCATTACGCCGAAATGGTCCACGCCGTGTACAGCGACGCGCTGAGCACCGCCAAGCAGCTGCAGACCGCCGTCGACGCCTTCCTGGCCACCCCCAACGACCAGACCCTGAAGGCCGCCAAGGAGGCCTGGGCCGCTTCCCGCGTCCCTTACCTGCAAAGCGAGGCGTTCCGCTTCGGCAACACCATCATCGACGACTGGGAAGGCCAGGTGAACGCCTGGCCCCTGGACGAAGGCCTGATCGACTACGTCGACAAGAGCTACGAGCACGCCCTGGGCAACCCGGCGGCCAGCGCCAACATCATCGCCAACACCCAGATCCAGGTCGGCGAGGACAAGGTCGACGTCAAGGACATCACCCCCGAGAAGCTGGCCAGCCTGAACGAGCTGGGCGGTTCCGAGGCCAACGTCGCCACCGGCTACCACGCCATCGAGTTCCTGCTCTGGGGCCAGGACCTCAACGGCACCGGCCCAGGCGCGGGCAACCGCCCGGCCTCCGACTACCTGGAAGGCAAGGGCGCCACCGGCGGGCACAACGACCGTCGCCGTGCCTACCTGAAAGCAGTCACCCAGCTGCTGGTCAAGGACCTCGAGGAAATGGTCGGCAACTGGGCGCCGAACGTCGCCGACAACTACCGCGCCACCCTCGAGAACGGCCCGGTCAACGATGGCCTGCGCAAGATGCTGTTCGGCATGGGCAGCCTGTCGCTGGGCGAGCTGGCGGGCGAGCGCATGAAAGTCTCGCTGGAAGCCAACTCGCCGGAAGACGAGCAGGACTGTTTCAGCGACAACACCCACTACTCGCACTTCTACGACGCCAAGGGCATCCGCAACGTCTACCTGGGCGAGTACACCCGTGTCGACGGCAGCAAGCTGACCGGCCCGAGCCTGTCGTCGCTGGTGGCCAAGGTCGACCCAGCCACCGACGCCACGCTCAAGGCCGACCTGGAAGCCACCGAGGCGAAGATCCAGGTGATGGTCGACCACGCGCTCAAGGGCGAGCACTACGACCAGCTGATCGCCGCCGACAATACCGCCGGCAACCAGATCGTGCGCGATGCCATCGCCTCGCTGGTCAAGCAGACCGGCGCGATTGAGCAGGCCGCCGGCAAGCTGGGGATCGACAACCTGAACCCAGACACCGCTGATCACGAGTTCTGA